In Maridesulfovibrio sp., a single genomic region encodes these proteins:
- a CDS encoding cereblon family protein, producing the protein MNNISIPTEEYLLKKQPPGQSDSTDSAEKSSLDRTAGKKKIVCRNCGLTITDPTSGIEVEGRHEHSFFNPHGYLFEILCFSNAPGCMTTGYPSSEFTWFAGHTWQVAICALCGSHLGWKFSSGSSAFHGLIKNSIRTTEN; encoded by the coding sequence ATGAACAACATTTCAATTCCAACTGAAGAATACCTGCTGAAAAAGCAGCCACCTGGTCAGAGCGACTCAACCGACTCGGCTGAAAAAAGTTCTTTGGACAGAACTGCAGGAAAAAAGAAAATTGTCTGCCGAAACTGCGGACTGACCATAACCGACCCGACCAGCGGAATTGAAGTCGAAGGCCGCCATGAACACTCTTTTTTCAACCCGCACGGCTACCTGTTCGAAATTCTATGCTTTTCAAATGCACCTGGCTGCATGACCACCGGATATCCTTCTTCGGAATTCACATGGTTCGCCGGACACACCTGGCAGGTGGCAATATGCGCGCTATGCGGATCTCATCTGGGCTGGAAGTTCAGTTCCGGGTCTTCAGCGTTCCACGGACTGATCAAAAACAGCATACGTACTACCGAAAATTAA
- the lysS gene encoding lysine--tRNA ligase, with translation MLEALQAQNELNQVLKNRVEKACGLLDEGVPLYPNTFSKDTDVSEIWDGYDSLGGEELEALDKKFKVAGRVITHRSFGKVAFFHLQDPTGRIQVYVARDELGADQYKIFKKFDIGDIVGVEGELFRTKTDELTLKADTVTLITKSMRPLPEKYHGLKDVETRYRQRYVDLIVTPRAREIFQKRTLIVRSIRNYLDSKGFMEVETPMMQPIPGGAAAKPFITHHNALDMRLYLRIAPELYLKRLLVGGFERVYEINRNFRNEGISVRHNPEFTMLEFYWAYANFENLMDLTEEMVSTVCREVNGDTVIEYQGERIDLTPGAWKRVPFHESLETIGEVSPEVYNDYDKCKELVKKLGEKAVEGEKLGKLQAKLFDLLVEPKLIQPHFIYHYPTDISPLSRRNEENPDITDRFELFIYGRELANAFSELNDPVDQRVRFMEQVAEKEAGDDEAHCMDEDYVRALEYGMPPAAGQGIGIDRLVMLLTDSPSIREVILFPLLRTESAGSAN, from the coding sequence ATGCTTGAGGCTCTGCAAGCTCAGAACGAACTCAATCAGGTTCTGAAGAATCGTGTGGAAAAAGCGTGCGGTCTTCTTGATGAAGGCGTACCACTTTACCCCAATACCTTCAGTAAAGATACAGACGTCTCGGAAATATGGGACGGTTACGACTCTCTCGGAGGAGAGGAACTCGAAGCCCTAGACAAGAAATTTAAGGTTGCAGGCAGGGTGATTACCCACAGGTCCTTCGGTAAAGTCGCATTCTTTCATCTTCAGGATCCTACCGGCAGAATCCAGGTCTACGTTGCTCGTGATGAGCTTGGCGCAGACCAGTATAAAATTTTTAAAAAATTTGACATCGGCGACATTGTCGGAGTTGAGGGCGAACTCTTCAGAACAAAGACTGACGAGTTGACTCTCAAGGCGGACACGGTAACCCTTATCACCAAATCCATGCGGCCTCTGCCTGAGAAGTATCACGGTCTTAAAGACGTGGAGACAAGATACAGGCAGCGTTATGTTGACCTCATTGTTACTCCTCGTGCACGTGAGATTTTTCAGAAACGCACACTCATAGTCCGGTCCATTCGCAATTATCTGGACAGCAAGGGGTTCATGGAAGTTGAAACCCCGATGATGCAGCCAATTCCGGGCGGTGCTGCGGCAAAGCCGTTTATCACCCATCACAATGCTCTTGATATGCGTCTTTACCTGCGCATTGCTCCGGAGCTTTATCTGAAACGGTTGCTTGTGGGCGGATTTGAAAGGGTTTACGAGATCAACCGCAACTTTCGTAACGAAGGTATTTCGGTCCGGCACAACCCTGAATTCACCATGCTTGAATTCTACTGGGCGTACGCAAACTTCGAAAATCTCATGGACCTTACCGAGGAAATGGTTTCCACGGTCTGCCGTGAGGTTAACGGGGATACGGTCATAGAATATCAGGGTGAGCGCATTGATCTTACTCCCGGAGCCTGGAAACGCGTCCCGTTTCATGAGTCTCTGGAGACGATCGGGGAGGTTTCTCCCGAAGTCTACAATGACTATGACAAGTGCAAGGAACTGGTTAAAAAGCTAGGCGAAAAGGCTGTCGAAGGCGAAAAGCTCGGCAAACTTCAGGCCAAACTTTTTGATCTGCTGGTTGAACCGAAACTCATTCAACCGCATTTTATTTACCACTATCCTACGGATATTTCTCCTCTTTCCAGAAGGAATGAAGAAAATCCGGATATTACAGACCGTTTTGAACTGTTCATATACGGTCGCGAACTGGCCAACGCATTTTCCGAACTCAACGATCCCGTTGATCAGAGGGTGCGCTTCATGGAGCAGGTAGCCGAAAAGGAAGCCGGCGACGATGAAGCCCACTGTATGGACGAGGACTATGTTCGTGCTCTTGAGTACGGCATGCCTCCTGCGGCAGGACAGGGTATTGGTATTGACCGTCTGGTCATGCTTTTGACCGACAGCCCCTCCATCAGAGAGGTCATCCTGTTTCCGCTCCTGAGAACCGAATCAGCCGGAAGCGCTAATTAA